The sequence aacattaattttcttaCAGAGCAAttctaatgcacctatcaatgtgtcgcCCCACTACCCTCCTAGGGAGGGGTCAGGCTAACATGGAGGATTTGACCACAGGTCAAATTCCCCACATGCCTTAAGCAGTTGTACAGTCTTTACTACGCAAGGCCAGGTCAAatcatatgtgacagggcctaggaaaacaacccttatggagcaaactaataatgttcagtacactacaaagtaaaatatttagagctattttaggattttggttttctttcataagaagtaacttcaatatctcctctaactaaaaaaaaattttttttatccgaaaatttttttgtatagccgttacaggcagccattgaattttttcatgctgttcttgTATGCGGATAGAACTTTGAACATTAGTTTCTCAAAATGGTAGGTCAATACTGTCCCCctttcacccgaaaatattttggggtaggaaggtgcaaagtgagtgatattgtaatcaatttgaagcttaagcactgctttatttaattaagcaataaaatacaattaattagtttgctccataagggttgttttcctaggccctgtcacatatcaGTATGGGGCCAACATTTCAAGTCTAATTCCCCCGTATGTCCCGGGGGAGCACATTAGGTGCATAATTGCAATCTATTATTATTTCCCTAATCAGCAATGTCATGGTGTAGTGTGTGATtgaagctgtacatgtatactgcacTGATGTATCTTTGTCAACCCTGAATACATACACAGACAGCCACCAGATACTATACTATGTACACCTTGTAGCTGTACAAGCTCACCTTGTTGCCATTGTCCTGACCTTCCTGACCTGCCCTGGGGCAGCCAGGGACTAGTAGCTGCAAGATAAGTGTAGCCGTGATCCGCAGAGTTACTTCAGCTCAGATAGCTTTGTTTTGAGATGAGATACGCCCCTCACCTGAGTTAGGAGATACGCCCCTTTTTAGCTCTTAATTTGCCACGATTATTACTGGAGGGGATGCtgtccgggggggggggggggggggggtttcaTGCGGGGGACACTGTTTTAAATTTGTTTTatattaatgatctttacctaaacTCCATATTTGCTCTCATAGAGAAGTAATCAACAATTGCATTCTTCAGCTCATAATTAATGATTAGGTCAATTGCAATTTCATGTACACAGTTCACATGATCAGAAATACAAGTACGAGTGGAAATAATAGTTATTAGTATTATGTTATTACTAGCAGTCCATTTCTCTAGTCCAATACAATAGAGAGGTTATTTCTTTGCCCCGAGATGGAGTGGACTCTGTGAGGGATAGTGGAGCgtaggtgggcgtggccctAGTGGGGGAAATCCCCTcgatggtggtggtgggtAGTACCCGCCAGCAGGAGGAGGGAATCCTGCCCCAGGGGAAAGTAGTACAGATCATGATAATCACGTTCTATAGCTACTACACAGAGACACCTTACACACAGGGTAGGGTACACGCAATGTGAAGAtaagcttgtacatgtatcactatGTATACCTGTAATAAATGTTTTAGGTGTTAAAATTCATTTCAAGTGAATAATGGCAACTTCTAAAGAAAAGCTCTGGACATTAGATTAGTGCTTGTTAAACATTTCTCTCTAATTACCTGgtggcggtggtggtggtccgAGTAGTTGTGACACGTGTGGTGGGCGGGATCCCAGTACATGTGATATTTGTGATGGGCGTGGAGGTGGGGGAAATCCCCCaggaggaggagggggagtCGCCTTGGAGCTCAGGCCAAAGGGGTCAAAGGGCAAAGGGGGCGGGGCTACACAGAGAGAACACACAATCAATCGAtcacaattaattaatactAACTCTGAAAAGGGATAGACAACAATTATTCAAAATGTGCTGTTAAGATTGTCAATTATTCACTGTACAAAGGTTGTGCAAATGTTTCCAGTGCTAGTGGGATGATATCTAAAAGGACTACGATTAAAAGTTGGATAACAAAAAGAAACATTGCAGTAATAGGTAGTGCCCCTATATCAAACCCACTGTAGTGAGGACACTCACCTGCTGGCAGTCCTGGTACAGGGGCTAGCGTCTGTTGACCCTTGACCCCcagggagggggtggtctgggCCTTTCCCCACAACACCTTGAGTCTGCGAcctgaaacacacacacacacacacaaggagaTAAACaagtgccataattatgcctcccagcgaggtatgtgtgtgtgtgtggagatggggggaggtgtgtgggtgtgggtgtgtgtgtgtgggggggaggaggtgtgtgtgtgtgggtgtgtgtgtgtgtggggggaggaggtgtgtgtgtgtgtgtgggggtgggaggaggtgtgggggtgtgtgtgtgtggggggaggtgtgtgtgtgtgtgtgggggggggggaggtgtgtgtgtgtgtgggggggaggtgtgggtgtgtgtgtgtgtagggggaggaggtgtgggggtgtgggtgtgtgtgtgtagggggaggaggtgtgggggtgtgggtgtgtgtgggggggaggtgtgtgtgtgtgtgtggggaggaggtgtgggggtgtgggggtgtgtgtgtggggggaggtgtgtgtgtgtaggggggaggtgtgtgtgtgtgtgtgtgtgtgtgtgtgtgtgtgtgcgtgcgtgcgtgcgtgcgtgcgtgcgtgtgtgtgtgtgtgtgtataataactGATACACTGTACGCACCTTTAACAATGAGTTTATTAAATGTTGAGTCAGCAGCTTTCTCTGCGGCTGCTCTAGTGGAGAATGTGACAAAGGCATAACGAGACTTGGTCACCATGTGAATAGACATGATCTCTCCAAATGCATAAAACTGGTCCCTGCAAACAATAATGATAGAACGCTCAAAATGCATCAATGGAATAGGATAATACACAAACTAGCGAAAACACTAAAATTATTGGTAGACCAATCATAGAACTGGTGTCTAAgcggtaattctgagagctatcaattagttttgaaattggacaatctgaacacaaattgaGCAAGGGCTTCATCTAGTGGTGGGGGCTGGGGtgaacctccccccccccccccaatgcTCAGCTTCCCTTccatgtataataatgacatcatcacattagtactgtccATGGTGtac comes from Halichondria panicea chromosome 7, odHalPani1.1, whole genome shotgun sequence and encodes:
- the LOC135338508 gene encoding pre-mRNA-splicing factor RBM22-like; translated protein: MSRTGPYYKRNRPHICSFWVKGECSRGEECPYRHEMPTDPNDPLSNQKIKDRYHGVNDPVAEKLLSSAQDLPTLSPPDDKTVTSLYIGGIDESFNQSDLRDQFYAFGEIMSIHMVTKSRYAFVTFSTRAAAEKAADSTFNKLIVKGRRLKVLWGKAQTTPSLGVKGQQTLAPVPGLPAAPPPLPFDPFGLSSKATPPPPPGGFPPPPRPSQISHVLGSRPPHVSQLLGPPPPPPGFPPPAGGYYPPPPSRGFPPLGPRPPTLHYPSQSPLHLGAKK